In Phycisphaerales bacterium, one DNA window encodes the following:
- a CDS encoding SMP-30/gluconolactonase/LRE family protein, protein MVVIESHTDEVWKLVDQEATLEKVATDCAFTEGPIWHPKQQCLLFSDIPNNARCKYTPDGQMVTTRQPSNKCNGMTYDTDLNLIVCEHLTSSLVMESPDGTRSVLASHYEGKQLNSPNDVCIRADGSIYFSDPSYGRMPVFGEEREQELDFQGVFRVSPHGGEIELVVERDAYEQPNGLCFSPDESLMYIADSPRALIDVYEVSSDGSLSNRQRFAQHIGNGQMEGGIPDGMKCDEFGNIWVSGPKGFWIFNKGGQHIGTLHIPEHATNLHWGGPDWHTLYIAANTSIYALRTLVGPHKEAFMGSSFYANH, encoded by the coding sequence ATGGTCGTTATAGAGTCGCACACCGATGAAGTTTGGAAGTTAGTCGATCAAGAAGCCACTCTTGAGAAGGTTGCAACTGACTGTGCTTTTACAGAAGGTCCTATTTGGCATCCGAAGCAACAATGCCTTCTGTTTTCTGATATTCCTAATAATGCGCGTTGCAAGTACACGCCTGATGGACAAATGGTTACGACACGCCAACCATCAAATAAATGTAATGGCATGACCTATGACACAGATCTAAACCTGATCGTTTGCGAACATCTGACTTCGTCATTGGTCATGGAGTCTCCAGACGGAACTCGTAGCGTTCTTGCCTCTCACTATGAAGGCAAGCAGCTCAATAGTCCCAATGATGTGTGCATACGAGCTGATGGATCGATCTACTTTTCAGATCCGTCCTATGGACGAATGCCTGTCTTTGGTGAAGAACGCGAGCAGGAGCTGGATTTTCAAGGCGTCTTTCGAGTGTCACCCCATGGCGGCGAGATCGAACTGGTCGTCGAACGTGACGCCTACGAACAACCCAATGGCCTCTGTTTCTCTCCTGACGAATCATTGATGTACATCGCCGATTCCCCCAGAGCTCTTATTGATGTCTACGAGGTCAGTAGTGACGGAAGTCTCAGCAACCGCCAACGCTTTGCGCAGCACATCGGTAACGGCCAAATGGAAGGCGGCATCCCTGATGGCATGAAATGTGACGAGTTCGGCAATATCTGGGTCAGTGGCCCGAAAGGCTTTTGGATATTCAATAAAGGTGGCCAGCACATTGGCACGCTTCACATACCAGAACACGCCACCAATCTTCATTGGGGTGGTCCAGACTGGCATACCTTATATATAGCTGCAAACACCTCGATCTATGCGCTACGTACCTTGGTCGGACCGCATAAAGAGGCCTTTATGGGCTCGTCGTTCTACGCAAACCATTGA
- a CDS encoding nucleotidyltransferase family protein: MSVVGLLLAAGQGRRMGGGKQLLPWPPPDGSGTLIGSAFDHLQVACDEMIVVLGYQQQEVEEALVPRAYISVTADPSREMSASIKLGLVQALASKDCQCIILQPADHPEVSSQTLVALISEACQNNVAVTPCYQGRNGHPIAIPRSLAQTIVDSEIPTGLSNWFRLNALSRKMIDVHDATVVVDIDTIEDVERIIASKNMSR; the protein is encoded by the coding sequence TTGAGTGTTGTCGGTCTTCTGCTTGCAGCTGGTCAAGGGCGTCGGATGGGTGGCGGTAAGCAGTTACTACCATGGCCACCACCAGATGGATCTGGCACGCTTATTGGTAGTGCTTTTGATCATCTCCAAGTTGCCTGTGATGAAATGATCGTTGTCTTGGGATATCAGCAACAAGAAGTAGAAGAGGCGCTTGTGCCCCGTGCCTATATCTCAGTTACTGCTGACCCAAGTAGAGAAATGTCTGCTTCGATAAAGTTAGGTTTAGTGCAGGCGCTCGCTTCCAAGGATTGTCAGTGCATTATTCTTCAGCCTGCTGATCACCCTGAGGTTTCTTCGCAAACGCTGGTGGCTCTCATTAGCGAGGCCTGTCAAAATAATGTAGCCGTCACGCCTTGTTACCAGGGACGCAATGGTCATCCCATAGCGATTCCAAGAAGTCTTGCTCAAACAATTGTTGATTCCGAAATACCTACAGGACTATCTAATTGGTTTCGTTTGAATGCATTGAGTCGAAAAATGATCGATGTCCATGACGCTACAGTAGTTGTCGATATTGATACCATAGAAGATGTCGAAAGAATAATAGCATCAAAGAATATGAGTAGATAA
- a CDS encoding DEAD/DEAH box helicase has protein sequence MSFSALQLAEPIVRAVTDKGYISATEIQTAAIPPALAGRDILGTAQTGTGKTCAFALPILQRLADPKNREQNQDLNQRRPNKYGRRAQPRAARALVLCPTRELATQIHESFVDYGRNLKLNFSVIYGGVSQYHQTRSIRQGVDVLIATPGRLKDLYDQGIVDLSKIETLVLDESDRMLDMGFITDIRKLVTLIPEKHQTMLFSATISKNIRQLANDLLCDPVVIETAPEATTVDTIKQRFFKVKQEAKGQLLISLINNEQFERALIFTRTKYKADRVTQWLRRSGINADAIHSNKTQAARNNAMNDFRRGKIHVLVATDIASRGIDVDQISHVINFDMPIDPETYVHRIGRTARAGASGIAITFCEPGQKRMLQSIERRADIQLAPFEPLPELEKLAHQEDRPGQSRSSRDHREEKQRTGRRDQRDTQSRDRNSRHKKSASSFSKVGYKPRDERDGDSQQQRPFKKKFKKSYGTFAKGGYKPRDERDGDNQQQRPFKKKFKKSAGSFAKGGYKPRDERDGDSQQQRPFKKKFKKSAGSFAKGGYKPRDERDGNNQQQRPFKKKFKKNGTTQFKSGGYPKGQGKRKSMAQSS, from the coding sequence ATGAGCTTCTCCGCACTGCAACTTGCAGAGCCTATCGTTCGTGCAGTCACAGACAAAGGCTATATCTCCGCTACCGAAATTCAAACCGCTGCGATACCACCTGCTTTGGCAGGGCGTGATATTCTCGGCACGGCTCAAACAGGCACGGGAAAAACCTGCGCCTTTGCACTGCCTATCCTGCAGCGCCTTGCCGATCCCAAAAATCGAGAACAGAATCAAGATCTGAACCAACGGCGTCCCAATAAATATGGACGCAGAGCCCAGCCAAGAGCGGCTCGCGCACTGGTGCTTTGCCCCACCCGAGAACTGGCGACGCAAATCCATGAGAGCTTCGTTGATTATGGACGCAATCTCAAACTCAACTTTAGTGTCATCTATGGCGGTGTCAGCCAATACCATCAAACCCGTTCAATTCGCCAAGGCGTAGATGTACTCATCGCAACACCTGGTCGTCTCAAAGATCTGTATGACCAGGGCATTGTTGACCTGTCCAAGATTGAGACGCTCGTTCTAGATGAATCTGATCGCATGCTTGACATGGGATTTATCACCGACATCCGGAAGCTTGTAACGCTCATTCCTGAAAAACATCAAACGATGCTTTTTTCAGCGACCATCTCAAAGAATATTAGGCAACTCGCTAATGATCTTCTTTGTGATCCCGTTGTCATTGAAACAGCACCAGAGGCAACAACTGTAGACACAATCAAACAACGTTTTTTCAAGGTCAAACAAGAAGCCAAGGGCCAACTTCTAATCTCGCTGATTAATAATGAGCAATTTGAACGCGCTTTAATTTTCACTCGTACGAAATACAAAGCCGATCGCGTTACACAATGGCTACGCCGATCTGGCATCAATGCTGATGCGATTCACTCAAATAAAACTCAGGCAGCTCGAAATAATGCGATGAACGACTTTCGCAGAGGCAAAATACATGTGCTAGTCGCAACTGATATTGCCTCACGCGGAATTGATGTAGATCAGATTTCTCATGTCATTAACTTTGACATGCCTATCGATCCTGAAACATATGTCCATCGTATTGGCCGCACTGCTCGTGCTGGCGCCAGTGGCATTGCGATTACATTCTGTGAGCCAGGCCAGAAGCGGATGCTCCAGTCAATTGAACGTAGGGCTGACATACAACTCGCACCTTTTGAACCGCTACCGGAGCTCGAGAAGCTTGCCCATCAAGAGGACCGGCCAGGCCAATCTCGCTCTTCACGTGATCATCGAGAAGAGAAACAGAGAACAGGACGTCGAGATCAACGCGATACACAATCGCGTGATCGAAACAGCAGACATAAAAAGTCAGCAAGTTCCTTCTCCAAGGTTGGCTACAAACCACGCGATGAGCGTGATGGTGATAGCCAACAGCAACGCCCTTTCAAGAAGAAGTTCAAAAAGTCCTACGGAACGTTTGCCAAGGGTGGCTACAAACCACGCGATGAGCGCGATGGCGACAACCAACAGCAACGCCCTTTCAAGAAGAAGTTCAAGAAGTCAGCAGGCTCCTTTGCAAAGGGTGGCTACAAACCACGCGATGAGCGCGATGGCGACAGCCAGCAGCAACGCCCTTTCAAGAAGAAGTTCAAGAAGTCAGCAGGCTCCTTTGCCAAGGGTGGCTACAAACCACGTGACGAGCGCGATGGCAACAACCAGCAGCAACGCCCCTTCAAGAAGAAGTTCAAGAAGAACGGAACAACTCAGTTTAAGTCTGGCGGCTACCCCAAAGGCCAAGGCAAAAGAAAGTCAATGGCTCAGTCCTCATAA